A portion of the Adhaeribacter radiodurans genome contains these proteins:
- a CDS encoding type I restriction endonuclease: protein MDFIDLIKALGDKVSRLKDSIQTEEATKNAFIMPFVSALGYDVFDPHEVVPEFIADLGIKKGEKVDYCIFKDGVASIIIECKHWKEDLNVHNSQLHRYFHVTTCKFGILTNGIIYKFYTDLVEPNKMDDKPFWEFNITDMNEATVFELKKYHKNTFDVDQILNSATELKYNREIKKIMMEEMNNPSEAFIRHFAKQIYSGPLTAKVIEQFTGVIKKSLNQWVSDLISDRLKTALKTETNRDIQENNIPEQLSQNNETEIKENRIITTELEKEAFFIVRSVLRTMIDSNRVVYRDAQSYFAVLLDNNNRRPVCRLYLEGNRKFITLFDESKKESKVEIQTLDDIYTHADMLINTALSYDSKKQTT, encoded by the coding sequence ATGGATTTTATAGACTTGATTAAAGCACTTGGAGATAAAGTATCAAGATTAAAAGATTCTATACAAACGGAAGAAGCAACAAAAAATGCGTTTATTATGCCTTTTGTATCTGCTCTTGGATACGATGTTTTTGACCCACACGAAGTCGTGCCTGAATTTATTGCAGATTTAGGTATAAAAAAGGGAGAGAAGGTTGATTATTGTATTTTTAAAGATGGCGTTGCATCTATAATAATAGAATGTAAACATTGGAAGGAAGATCTAAATGTACATAATAGCCAATTACACCGATATTTCCATGTTACAACTTGTAAATTCGGTATATTAACCAATGGTATAATTTATAAGTTTTATACGGATTTAGTTGAACCAAATAAAATGGATGATAAACCATTTTGGGAGTTCAATATTACGGATATGAACGAAGCCACTGTATTTGAGTTGAAAAAATATCATAAAAACACTTTTGATGTTGACCAGATATTAAATTCAGCTACAGAACTTAAGTATAATAGAGAAATTAAAAAGATTATGATGGAAGAAATGAATAATCCATCAGAAGCATTTATAAGGCACTTTGCAAAGCAAATTTATTCGGGTCCGTTAACAGCAAAAGTTATTGAACAATTTACAGGTGTTATTAAAAAGTCCTTAAATCAATGGGTCAGTGATTTAATAAGTGATCGGCTTAAAACAGCATTAAAAACTGAAACAAACAGAGATATTCAAGAGAATAATATTCCTGAACAGCTTAGTCAAAATAATGAAACAGAGATAAAAGAAAACAGGATTATAACCACTGAATTAGAAAAAGAAGCATTTTTCATAGTTCGTTCTGTATTACGAACTATGATTGATTCCAATCGAGTAGTTTACAGGGATGCACAAAGTTATTTTGCGGTGCTACTTGATAATAATAATCGGCGCCCTGTTTGTCGGCTATACTTAGAAGGAAATCGTAAATTCATAACTTTGTTTGATGAATCAAAAAAGGAAAGTAAAGTTGAAATTCAAACTTTAGATGATATTTATACTCATGCAGACATGCTAATTAAT
- the pbpC gene encoding penicillin-binding protein 1C, which yields MRRNIARLLKSRNYYLLFTPRKSVAWLKWCAGGVAGIIGAFLLLNVLFPLRVQITYSPVITASDGSVINAFLNPDDKWRMQLQPGEINPLLKKALLLKEDRYFYYHPGVNPVALGRAFVNNVTAGKTTSGASTITMQVARLLYPKERTLKNKLVELFRALQLEWRYSKDEILTLYLNLVPFGGNIEGVKAASVLYFQQSPKQLSLAQAVTLTVIPNKPSSLRIGVQNSRIVAFRNKWLRYFAEQKAFPEKEIVDAINEPLVAVRSAAPQIAPHFAYRLLQQYPNQVIIQTNLNRAIQEKVTQLAYNYLQQLRPKNIRNTSVLVINNQTKAVEAYLGSADFSDSEHGGQVDGIRAIRSPGSTLKPLLYAVAFDKGLITPRTIISDVPIDYAGYRPENYFGNYNGNITIEYALATSLNIPAVKMLDKLGVPTFVNKLKQVEFKQIKKDSNDLGLSLILGGCGVKLEELTALYTAFANQGGYTPLRWLQTEKLNKKRPIISPAASYVVNQILTQLQRPDLPHNFQNSGHLPKIAWKTGTSYGRKDAWSIGYNKKYTVGVWVGNFSGEGVPELNGTDSATPLLFDIFNTIDYNSVNDWFTAPASLAQRSVCTVTGQPANTFCSDRVLDTYLPGISPVKKCEHLKEVTVSADEKYAYCTTCLPETGYIRKRYPNYAPEILTFYEAEHIPYVKIPAHNPQCPRIFSEFAPVITAPAPDMEYLLERAEKQKLMLHCNAHNEVKQVYWYINDKLFQAARANQNLFFTPEKAGRYKISCLDDQGRNTNSFITVRFLD from the coding sequence ATGCGGCGGAATATAGCCCGATTACTTAAATCCCGAAACTACTATTTACTATTTACACCCAGAAAAAGTGTGGCTTGGTTAAAGTGGTGCGCCGGGGGAGTAGCGGGTATAATCGGTGCTTTTTTACTCCTTAATGTTTTGTTTCCGTTGCGGGTGCAAATTACCTATTCACCGGTAATTACTGCCAGCGATGGTAGCGTGATAAATGCTTTTTTAAACCCGGATGATAAATGGCGCATGCAATTGCAACCCGGCGAAATTAATCCGTTACTAAAAAAAGCTTTACTGCTGAAAGAAGACCGGTATTTTTATTACCATCCGGGAGTAAACCCGGTAGCACTGGGGCGGGCATTTGTTAATAATGTTACGGCGGGTAAAACTACTTCGGGGGCTTCTACTATTACCATGCAAGTGGCGCGTTTGCTGTACCCTAAAGAAAGAACGCTTAAAAATAAACTGGTAGAACTTTTCCGGGCTTTGCAACTGGAATGGCGCTACAGCAAAGACGAGATTTTAACTTTATACCTGAACCTGGTGCCCTTCGGTGGAAACATTGAAGGAGTAAAAGCAGCTTCCGTTTTATATTTTCAGCAATCGCCGAAACAGTTGAGTCTGGCGCAGGCGGTAACTTTAACGGTTATTCCAAATAAACCTTCGTCGTTACGCATTGGCGTACAAAACAGCCGTATTGTAGCTTTCCGGAATAAATGGCTCCGGTATTTTGCCGAACAAAAAGCATTTCCAGAGAAAGAAATTGTTGATGCCATAAACGAACCGTTAGTAGCCGTTCGGAGCGCAGCCCCACAAATAGCGCCTCATTTTGCTTACCGTTTACTACAACAATATCCTAATCAGGTTATTATTCAAACCAATCTGAATCGGGCCATTCAGGAAAAGGTGACTCAACTAGCCTATAATTATTTGCAACAACTGCGCCCTAAAAATATCCGGAACACCTCGGTTTTAGTAATTAATAATCAAACCAAAGCCGTGGAAGCGTACCTGGGTTCTGCCGATTTTTCTGACAGCGAACATGGCGGACAGGTAGATGGCATACGGGCGATCCGTTCGCCGGGAAGTACTTTAAAACCACTTTTATACGCCGTCGCTTTTGATAAAGGCCTGATTACTCCCCGCACTATTATCAGCGATGTGCCAATAGATTACGCCGGTTATCGGCCCGAAAATTATTTTGGCAATTACAACGGTAATATTACCATTGAATATGCGCTGGCTACTTCCCTCAATATTCCGGCGGTAAAAATGCTCGACAAATTAGGCGTGCCTACGTTCGTAAACAAACTAAAACAAGTTGAATTTAAGCAGATAAAAAAAGATAGTAACGACTTGGGTTTATCGTTAATACTAGGCGGATGCGGGGTAAAGCTTGAAGAATTAACTGCTTTGTATACTGCTTTTGCGAACCAGGGCGGGTACACGCCTTTACGGTGGCTGCAAACAGAAAAATTAAATAAAAAGCGTCCGATAATTTCGCCGGCTGCCAGTTACGTAGTGAACCAGATTTTAACCCAGTTGCAGCGACCTGATTTACCACATAATTTTCAAAACAGTGGCCACTTGCCCAAAATAGCCTGGAAAACCGGTACCTCGTACGGCCGCAAAGATGCCTGGAGCATTGGGTACAATAAAAAATATACCGTGGGCGTATGGGTGGGTAATTTTTCCGGCGAAGGAGTACCGGAACTCAACGGGACTGATTCGGCCACCCCGCTCTTGTTCGATATTTTTAATACCATCGATTATAATTCTGTGAACGATTGGTTTACGGCTCCGGCTAGTTTGGCTCAACGCAGCGTTTGCACCGTAACCGGCCAACCAGCCAATACTTTTTGCTCCGACCGGGTGCTAGACACGTATTTACCCGGAATATCACCGGTTAAAAAATGCGAACATTTGAAGGAAGTAACTGTTTCAGCGGATGAGAAATACGCGTATTGTACTACCTGCCTGCCCGAAACGGGCTATATCCGGAAACGGTACCCCAACTACGCACCCGAAATTTTAACTTTCTACGAAGCCGAACATATACCGTATGTTAAAATTCCGGCTCATAATCCTCAGTGTCCGCGTATTTTTAGTGAATTTGCGCCGGTTATTACGGCGCCCGCCCCAGATATGGAATACTTACTGGAACGAGCCGAAAAACAAAAGCTCATGCTGCACTGTAACGCTCACAACGAGGTAAAACAAGTATACTGGTACATTAACGATAAACTATTTCAGGCCGCCAGGGCTAATCAAAATTTATTTTTTACCCCCGAAAAAGCGGGCCGCTACAAAATTTCCTGCCTCGACGATCAAGGCCGCAACACCAACAGCTTTATCACTGTCCGGTTTTTAGATTAG
- a CDS encoding REP-associated tyrosine transposase, whose product MQLTPRPYSLRNPEGIYFVTFSVVFWLDVFVRQSFKNLFVESLNFCIKNKGLRVHAWCLMTSHVHLIISAAEPEKVNLSDILRDLKKFTASQIIREIETGSESRREWLLDKFRFAASQNSRNTTYQFWQQDNHAEELLSNKFIDQKLNYIHENPVKEGWVEEPQFYVYSSARDYSGNKGLVPINFLD is encoded by the coding sequence GTGCAGTTAACTCCAAGACCATACAGCCTGCGTAACCCGGAAGGCATTTACTTTGTTACTTTTTCGGTGGTTTTCTGGCTGGATGTATTTGTGCGGCAAAGCTTTAAAAACTTGTTTGTCGAAAGTTTGAATTTTTGCATCAAAAACAAAGGTTTACGAGTACATGCCTGGTGTTTAATGACCAGTCATGTGCATCTTATTATTTCAGCGGCAGAACCGGAAAAAGTAAATTTGTCGGACATTTTGCGCGACTTAAAGAAATTTACCGCTTCTCAAATCATCCGCGAAATAGAAACAGGTAGTGAAAGCCGGAGAGAATGGTTACTAGATAAATTTAGGTTTGCCGCTAGTCAAAACAGCCGTAATACTACTTATCAGTTTTGGCAACAGGATAACCACGCTGAGGAATTGCTCAGTAATAAATTTATAGATCAGAAGCTCAATTATATCCATGAGAATCCAGTAAAAGAAGGTTGGGTAGAAGAGCCGCAATTTTATGTATACAGCAGTGCTCGAGATTATAGCGGCAATAAAGGTCTAGTTCCAATCAATTTTTTGGATTAA
- a CDS encoding T9SS type A sorting domain-containing protein, whose amino-acid sequence MKPNFTNNNTFCLFFWQKKYYLLWIVGCMLLMQNTWARTLATDLASKEAATKVNSASFADSCSFLSTLPCTKLQVSLPYNLNFDAPVANTLADSNKVGTGFTLALPYSGLRVPEDSAASIPNVPGYEPTNLSLINGMLRVVSHKGSAFGASNNQVNALAVQVDTRNKLQIETTLLNPYSGISGEQAGLWVGRNDKTYLKLVVVGNQIELRREVNDVSEPIDQLITGIIPGLDTQKVRLRLVLDPATNTAQAFYSTDSITYLNVGAPNSTLNLADMGLMDSRVYTGIFATYSNGTVPIAYSFDNFSISLPGTPVAVQAPANQIIPGDSVFSFSVGQYIDPDGQPLTYTATLQDGSPLPTWITFTSTALTFSGTTPSDGADLKVKITAIDPSNLAVITYFDFKVPPIPCSPFSILYCSKLPVSLPYILRFDTPKTNTLPDQYGFGTGFTMALPYSGTRLPEDSTVSYPNAPGYEPTQLHLNAGTLQVTTHKGQALTTSNNQLNTLGVQVNGRNKLQIETTLLNPYNGTSGEQAGLWVGRNDKNYVKLVVTGNQIELRREVKDISDSVDYRIAGFDPGLSFPKIHLRLVLDPVTNTAEGFYSTDSINYLNVAENTYTANPLSLDSMSLNISRIYTGIFATHGNGITPVTYSFGNFSVKSVNPPIQPKLAFLPDYLNYTVVQGGSITNQNTALTPNIGTPIVSLTKDTIADWLTLPAARTGILTFGPDQINTNLTPGTYLASVIAQADGYQPDTVQIQLTVNPPIPELLVNFQDSATVPPTGWLVDFGQPFGLRTGSNQGTNLWYGWKKRSDQIPLDLSGGGTMPGNGRNRTIPADVRLATFMHMQADDINGAFDGIKEEGYWEIKVPNGFYDVTVTVGDAIIDTSATESHSLNVEGIQAISHFEPSGREGSPSRFKTATARVQVQDSLLTITADGGVNTKINSASIVPVSTGPFAFWSTNSQEITIRKDYAPFRTFSLELNNSSNLKDITYALKASYDSGVSGWLRFSTSHAGTEPNVIFDYSSARTLPPGTYTATVSATAPGFEPALLTVKITVLETENILPYVVSSTPENGQTDVNINTVSIAANNLYVPEVVGFRGGVDNSTLNTSTVKLFKITATDTTEIVGVVQGTGGGDAISFSPTYALEPNTSYKFIITTGVKSNSGQSFLPYEAIFTTGGSIGTAGRSKIAFSREPIPSTMGKQYTSVTIGPDGKFYALRQSGTIERFDINSQDGTLSNMEAISILEDKYGERTAIGLTFDPASTPTNLIAWVTHSSGGFTTTGSFDGNLSKLSGPGLQNEQLVITRLPRSTKDHLTNSVQFGPDGALYISQGSHSSMGAYDASWQLEESLLAGAILRLDVSKLASITLPLNARTTADQSLINTAPSEQVWLIDGTYNPYATNAPLTIYASGIRNAYDLVWHSNGQLYAPTNGSAAGGNTPQTVVGTRRPDGTVYNGPAVAPTKLVQVQNDFLFRINPQRPIGYFGHPNPMRGEYVAHRGFTDNNLYPVGTVPDANYRGPSFDFGLNKSPNGVIEYKSDAFNGVLKGKLLVCRFSGGGDIIILEPGATVYDPAISPDNDQKYDIVSFQTGSGLFGIEGLSGFTNPLDIAEDVQTGNLYVIEYNWNNARDKTSQITLLRPKAVTDIAPIATVTPTKITDNDIVDGKPGKKNTITVGNSGNTDLTVTGIVLEGVDSSQFELNGISDISATSPLIIAANTAFTFNVRFNATSPGIKTASVKISFDNYPDTVVVLNGLGTTGGGTSNEPSLQAIVNAHGLKINIGDDDSNTPIIHSVNSTARILGEEVIIKKFIGATDAPVTVEPLAVFANQDVGGIATALGWYAMDSTLSAEELFTVANERSQTLNVQGTGKFTFDPGSTPFGFYTRWPSLANRLVYSKDSLNTFPNTLPHHFRVYPVKDQNDSVVANTYLIAVEGVSEDQDYQDMVFIVRNINPVTDTIVLGNKPSIPDNSNSGLVLQAYPNPNTGDKINIVAKNFARKEEITIAVYELSGRLIYSKNIVADSQGTATTQLSPGNGISSGMYLIKAQSLSGVVYTKLLVER is encoded by the coding sequence ATGAAACCAAATTTTACTAATAACAATACCTTCTGTTTATTTTTTTGGCAAAAAAAGTATTATCTGCTCTGGATAGTAGGATGCATGCTTTTGATGCAAAATACGTGGGCACGAACACTTGCAACCGACTTAGCTTCTAAAGAAGCAGCCACTAAAGTTAATTCTGCCAGCTTTGCCGATTCCTGTTCTTTCCTGAGCACCTTACCTTGTACAAAATTACAGGTAAGCTTGCCTTATAATTTAAACTTTGATGCTCCGGTTGCCAATACCCTGGCTGATAGCAACAAAGTTGGTACCGGCTTTACTTTAGCACTGCCCTACTCCGGACTACGAGTGCCGGAAGACAGCGCTGCCAGCATTCCCAATGTTCCGGGCTACGAACCAACTAATCTGTCCCTGATTAATGGTATGCTGCGGGTAGTTAGCCACAAAGGTTCTGCCTTTGGAGCCAGCAACAATCAGGTTAACGCCTTAGCGGTACAAGTCGACACACGGAATAAACTTCAGATTGAAACTACCCTGCTTAACCCTTATAGTGGAATTTCTGGGGAGCAAGCCGGTTTGTGGGTGGGACGTAACGATAAAACTTACCTGAAGCTGGTAGTGGTAGGCAACCAAATAGAGTTACGCCGTGAAGTAAACGATGTTTCCGAACCAATTGATCAGCTTATTACCGGTATTATCCCGGGGTTAGATACGCAAAAAGTACGCTTGCGCCTGGTGTTAGACCCAGCTACCAATACCGCCCAAGCTTTTTACTCTACGGATAGTATTACTTACCTTAACGTGGGGGCCCCCAACTCCACTTTAAACCTGGCTGATATGGGCCTGATGGATAGCCGGGTGTATACGGGTATCTTTGCAACCTACAGCAACGGCACAGTTCCCATTGCTTACTCCTTCGATAATTTTAGTATTTCCTTACCCGGTACTCCCGTAGCAGTACAAGCACCGGCAAACCAAATAATACCCGGTGATAGTGTTTTTAGCTTCTCTGTTGGGCAATACATTGATCCGGACGGGCAGCCCTTAACTTACACCGCTACTTTACAAGATGGCAGCCCGTTACCTACCTGGATTACTTTTACCAGTACCGCTCTTACTTTTAGTGGCACCACTCCTAGTGATGGTGCCGACTTGAAAGTTAAAATTACTGCTATAGATCCTTCTAACCTTGCTGTAATTACTTATTTTGACTTTAAAGTACCCCCCATACCCTGTTCCCCTTTTAGTATTTTATACTGTTCTAAGCTGCCGGTAAGTTTACCTTATATCTTAAGATTTGATACCCCGAAAACAAATACTCTACCTGACCAGTACGGCTTTGGCACGGGTTTTACCATGGCTTTGCCTTACTCCGGTACGCGCCTGCCGGAAGATAGTACGGTTAGTTACCCCAATGCACCGGGTTATGAGCCCACCCAACTACATTTAAATGCCGGCACTTTGCAGGTAACTACCCATAAAGGTCAGGCCCTTACTACCAGCAATAACCAGCTTAATACCTTAGGAGTACAGGTAAACGGCCGTAACAAACTCCAGATAGAAACCACCCTGCTTAACCCGTATAATGGCACCTCGGGTGAGCAAGCCGGTTTGTGGGTGGGACGTAACGATAAAAACTACGTTAAGTTGGTAGTAACGGGCAACCAAATAGAGTTACGGCGCGAAGTAAAGGATATCTCCGATTCGGTTGACTATCGTATTGCCGGTTTTGACCCCGGATTAAGCTTCCCCAAAATACACTTGCGACTGGTGTTAGACCCGGTTACCAATACAGCGGAAGGTTTCTACTCTACGGATAGTATTAATTACCTTAACGTAGCCGAGAATACTTATACAGCTAATCCTTTAAGCCTGGATAGTATGAGCCTGAATATTAGCCGGATTTATACGGGTATTTTTGCTACCCACGGCAATGGTATTACTCCCGTTACGTACTCCTTCGGCAATTTTAGCGTAAAATCAGTTAACCCTCCCATCCAGCCAAAGTTAGCTTTTCTGCCTGATTATTTAAATTACACTGTTGTTCAGGGTGGTTCTATTACTAACCAGAATACCGCTCTTACTCCTAATATTGGAACACCAATAGTAAGCCTGACCAAAGACACCATAGCCGATTGGCTGACCTTACCAGCTGCGCGAACAGGTATTCTCACATTTGGCCCCGATCAGATTAATACCAACTTAACACCCGGCACTTACCTGGCATCGGTAATTGCCCAGGCAGACGGCTATCAACCTGATACGGTCCAAATTCAGCTTACCGTTAACCCACCTATTCCGGAGCTTTTAGTAAATTTTCAAGACTCAGCCACTGTACCGCCAACTGGCTGGTTAGTTGATTTTGGTCAGCCCTTTGGTCTCCGTACAGGCTCTAATCAGGGCACTAATTTATGGTACGGCTGGAAGAAGCGCAGCGACCAAATTCCTTTAGATTTATCCGGTGGGGGAACAATGCCGGGCAACGGACGAAATCGTACTATTCCTGCCGATGTCCGCTTAGCCACCTTCATGCACATGCAGGCCGATGATATAAACGGAGCCTTTGACGGTATAAAAGAAGAAGGATACTGGGAAATAAAGGTCCCGAATGGATTTTATGATGTTACTGTAACAGTAGGTGATGCAATAATTGATACGAGTGCAACAGAAAGCCATAGTTTAAATGTAGAAGGCATACAAGCCATCAGCCATTTTGAACCAAGTGGACGGGAAGGTTCTCCTTCGCGATTTAAAACGGCTACCGCCCGGGTACAAGTACAAGATTCTTTGCTCACTATTACCGCCGATGGAGGGGTTAATACTAAAATCAACTCGGCCAGTATTGTTCCGGTGAGTACCGGGCCTTTTGCGTTCTGGTCTACTAATTCGCAGGAGATTACTATTAGAAAAGACTACGCTCCTTTTAGAACATTCTCATTAGAACTTAACAACTCGTCTAATTTAAAGGATATAACCTATGCGTTAAAGGCCTCTTACGACTCAGGTGTGAGCGGTTGGTTAAGGTTTAGTACCAGCCATGCTGGTACCGAACCTAATGTTATTTTTGATTATTCTTCGGCCAGAACGCTGCCTCCGGGCACCTACACAGCAACGGTTTCGGCCACTGCACCGGGCTTTGAACCGGCCTTGTTAACGGTAAAAATTACCGTGCTGGAAACTGAAAATATTTTGCCGTATGTGGTATCCTCTACACCCGAAAACGGACAGACAGACGTAAACATTAATACAGTTAGTATTGCCGCTAATAATCTTTATGTACCGGAAGTAGTAGGATTTCGCGGCGGCGTAGACAATTCTACCTTAAATACCTCAACCGTAAAATTATTTAAAATTACCGCCACAGATACTACCGAAATTGTAGGAGTTGTACAAGGAACCGGCGGGGGCGATGCCATCAGCTTTTCGCCGACCTATGCTTTAGAACCTAATACCAGCTATAAGTTTATTATTACAACCGGAGTAAAATCCAATAGCGGTCAGTCCTTTTTACCGTACGAAGCCATTTTCACAACGGGTGGCAGTATTGGTACCGCTGGCCGGAGCAAAATAGCTTTCTCCAGAGAACCGATTCCCAGCACCATGGGCAAACAGTACACCAGTGTTACCATTGGTCCGGATGGAAAATTTTATGCTTTACGGCAGAGCGGTACCATAGAAAGATTTGATATTAATAGTCAGGATGGCACCTTAAGCAACATGGAGGCAATTTCTATTCTGGAAGATAAATACGGGGAACGGACCGCCATTGGTTTAACGTTTGATCCAGCTTCCACGCCTACCAATTTAATTGCCTGGGTAACGCACAGTTCTGGCGGCTTTACCACTACCGGCTCTTTCGACGGTAACTTATCGAAACTTTCCGGACCCGGTTTGCAGAATGAACAATTAGTAATTACCCGGTTACCCCGTTCTACCAAAGACCATTTAACAAATAGCGTACAATTTGGTCCGGACGGTGCGCTGTATATTAGCCAGGGCAGCCACAGTTCTATGGGCGCGTACGATGCAAGCTGGCAATTAGAAGAAAGCTTATTAGCGGGTGCTATTCTACGGTTAGATGTATCGAAATTAGCGAGTATTACGCTACCCTTAAATGCCCGGACTACTGCCGATCAAAGCCTTATTAATACTGCCCCCAGCGAACAGGTGTGGTTAATTGATGGTACGTATAACCCGTATGCTACAAATGCGCCTCTTACTATTTATGCCTCCGGAATAAGAAATGCATATGATTTAGTATGGCATAGCAACGGGCAATTATATGCTCCTACTAATGGTTCCGCCGCCGGCGGAAACACTCCGCAAACGGTAGTAGGCACCCGCCGTCCGGATGGTACGGTTTACAACGGCCCGGCGGTAGCGCCTACCAAATTAGTACAGGTACAAAACGATTTCCTTTTCCGGATTAATCCACAACGACCAATTGGTTATTTTGGGCACCCTAACCCCATGCGAGGAGAATATGTAGCGCACCGGGGCTTTACGGATAATAATTTATACCCCGTTGGAACAGTGCCGGATGCAAATTACCGCGGACCTTCCTTTGATTTTGGCCTGAATAAATCGCCCAATGGTGTTATTGAATATAAAAGCGATGCCTTTAATGGTGTTTTAAAGGGAAAACTGCTGGTGTGCCGGTTTAGCGGCGGCGGCGACATTATCATTTTAGAACCAGGCGCAACAGTATACGATCCTGCTATTTCGCCCGATAATGATCAAAAATACGATATTGTTAGCTTCCAAACGGGTTCGGGCCTTTTCGGCATTGAAGGGTTATCTGGTTTTACTAATCCGCTGGATATTGCCGAAGATGTACAAACCGGGAATCTGTACGTAATTGAATACAACTGGAATAATGCCCGCGATAAAACCTCGCAGATTACATTATTACGCCCCAAAGCGGTTACCGATATTGCCCCGATTGCCACAGTAACGCCAACTAAAATAACTGATAACGATATAGTAGATGGCAAACCTGGTAAAAAGAACACCATAACCGTTGGTAACAGCGGCAACACCGATTTAACAGTTACCGGTATTGTACTGGAAGGAGTAGATAGCAGCCAATTTGAATTAAATGGGATTTCCGATATAAGTGCTACTTCTCCTTTGATTATAGCCGCCAATACCGCCTTTACTTTTAACGTGCGCTTTAATGCCACTTCGCCCGGCATAAAAACGGCCTCAGTTAAAATTTCTTTTGATAATTACCCAGACACGGTAGTAGTATTAAATGGTTTGGGCACAACCGGCGGGGGTACTAGTAACGAACCTTCTTTACAAGCCATTGTAAATGCCCATGGCCTTAAAATAAACATTGGCGACGATGATAGCAATACCCCCATTATTCATAGTGTTAATTCTACGGCGCGTATTTTAGGAGAAGAAGTTATCATTAAAAAATTTATCGGTGCCACGGATGCTCCCGTAACCGTAGAACCGCTGGCTGTTTTCGCTAACCAGGATGTTGGTGGCATTGCAACTGCCTTAGGTTGGTATGCCATGGATAGTACTCTTTCGGCCGAAGAATTATTTACGGTAGCTAATGAGCGAAGCCAAACCTTAAATGTTCAGGGCACGGGTAAGTTTACTTTTGATCCCGGTAGCACGCCTTTCGGTTTTTATACCCGTTGGCCTTCTTTAGCCAATCGCCTGGTATATAGTAAAGATTCTTTAAATACTTTCCCGAATACTCTACCTCATCATTTCCGGGTATATCCGGTGAAAGATCAAAACGATTCGGTTGTTGCCAATACCTATCTAATCGCCGTGGAAGGCGTTTCGGAAGATCAGGATTATCAGGATATGGTTTTTATTGTTCGAAATATAAATCCGGTTACCGATACCATAGTATTGGGCAATAAGCCATCCATACCTGATAATAGTAATTCAGGTTTGGTTCTTCAAGCCTATCCTAACCCTAATACGGGAGATAAGATAAATATAGTAGCCAAGAATTTTGCCCGAAAAGAGGAAATAACCATTGCCGTTTACGAGTTGTCGGGCCGATTAATTTATTCTAAAAATATAGTTGCCGATAGCCAAGGAACGGCTACTACGCAACTATCCCCGGGAAATGGTATTAGTAGCGGTATGTATTTAATAAAAGCGCAGAGCCTTTCGGGCGTGGTATATACAAAACTACTAGTAGAGAGATAA